From one Sulfurirhabdus autotrophica genomic stretch:
- a CDS encoding HPr-rel-A system PqqD family peptide chaperone: protein MWQVAKNASLHFHSWNDEFVVYNSASGDTHLLGMLAAQSVIRLQDAPSNISDLLDTISQLLQIQPDDELKEMIEKTLIDLSCLGIVENITH, encoded by the coding sequence ATGTGGCAAGTTGCTAAAAACGCCTCACTCCATTTCCATTCCTGGAACGACGAGTTCGTTGTCTACAATAGCGCTTCAGGTGATACACATCTGCTTGGCATGCTTGCGGCGCAGTCTGTGATAAGATTGCAAGATGCCCCATCCAACATTTCTGATTTATTAGATACAATTTCGCAATTATTGCAAATCCAGCCTGACGATGAACTGAAAGAAATGATTGAAAAGACACTCATCGACTTAAGTTGCCTTGGCATAGTTGAAAATATTACACATTGA